A portion of the Natronococcus sp. AD-5 genome contains these proteins:
- a CDS encoding DUF7524 family protein codes for MSTPTVTVHVNRGSPETLEPAVGTFETAEPFTLILEGHDSPAHVHCRLDGTLAGVASLPGSNYYVEPDAQTPVPIEVNADAIEEPVDGTLEVLTGYGAESVSIRVTVEPAPSSVEVDESLAKPNRSPSEPSAPPLLERLEAASGAQPATIAVLALGFVAVAIAAITAATIGGSIATAGLAVVVLGFVVALGLLFR; via the coding sequence GTGTCCACGCCAACGGTCACCGTCCACGTCAACCGCGGCTCTCCGGAGACGCTCGAGCCAGCCGTTGGCACGTTCGAAACCGCCGAACCGTTCACGCTGATTCTCGAGGGGCACGATTCGCCCGCGCACGTCCACTGTCGACTCGACGGCACCCTCGCTGGCGTCGCATCGCTCCCGGGATCGAACTACTACGTCGAGCCCGACGCGCAGACCCCCGTGCCGATCGAGGTGAACGCGGACGCGATCGAGGAGCCGGTCGATGGAACGCTCGAGGTCCTGACCGGATACGGCGCGGAGTCGGTGTCGATCCGCGTGACCGTCGAGCCGGCGCCGTCGAGCGTGGAGGTCGACGAGTCGCTCGCGAAGCCGAACCGATCGCCGTCCGAGCCGTCCGCGCCGCCGCTCCTCGAGCGACTCGAGGCCGCGAGCGGCGCCCAACCGGCGACGATCGCGGTGCTCGCGCTCGGGTTCGTCGCCGTCGCCATCGCGGCGATAACGGCCGCGACGATCGGCGGGTCGATCGCGACGGCCGGGCTCGCGGTCGTCGTCCTCGGATTCGTCGTCGCGCTCGGCTTGCTGTTCCGGTAG
- a CDS encoding methytransferase partner Trm112, with translation MKESLLEILCCPLDKHDLELEDAEYDDDEIVGGVLVCTECGERYPIEDGIPNLLPPDMREESPA, from the coding sequence ATGAAGGAGTCGTTGCTGGAGATCCTCTGCTGTCCACTCGACAAACACGATCTGGAACTCGAAGACGCCGAATACGACGACGACGAGATCGTCGGCGGGGTGCTCGTCTGCACCGAGTGCGGCGAGCGATACCCGATCGAGGACGGCATCCCGAACCTGCTTCCGCCGGATATGCGCGAAGAATCACCCGCCTGA
- a CDS encoding DR2241 family protein, with protein sequence MTVAESTTDLEALLAAADEGLAFDGLRLEREDDGYALETPETKHAGLDDAALRDALGPLEAYVSNWRYWQREIEGEGTARRAFLRWCERAPLADAERADRRTLDDATLAVPERYEALADGIDRGWGQLRITARFVDVEKPNGERVYDLWHADDAGSDLGDLDVYDDPREARELATEDEDGRYRPLKTAPTLRSGWAFTELSGRELVDTVEFLYPATVANWHRELRGELDVDHWLETAERQTGIYDVIDELPREAVDWMAEACCVDSQCLRRREWQYEEGDDLDVDGGDGPFPCREPCSVVIAAARKWTILESEEERTYELELTTSELNQLAELIDAAAEGRTDEIREADVNDGANRYRARYLRAKRFDEEGTLDATEREP encoded by the coding sequence CTGACCGTGGCGGAATCGACGACCGATCTCGAGGCCCTGCTCGCCGCCGCGGACGAGGGACTCGCGTTCGACGGGCTCCGCCTCGAGCGCGAGGACGACGGGTACGCGCTCGAGACGCCCGAGACGAAGCACGCCGGACTCGACGACGCGGCGCTCCGCGACGCCCTCGGGCCGCTCGAGGCGTACGTCTCGAACTGGCGGTACTGGCAGCGGGAGATCGAAGGCGAGGGAACCGCGCGCCGGGCGTTTCTCCGGTGGTGCGAACGAGCGCCGCTCGCGGACGCCGAGCGAGCCGATCGTCGAACGCTGGACGATGCGACGCTCGCCGTCCCGGAACGGTACGAGGCGCTCGCGGACGGCATCGACCGGGGGTGGGGACAGCTTCGCATCACCGCCAGGTTCGTCGACGTCGAGAAGCCGAACGGCGAGCGCGTCTACGATCTCTGGCACGCCGACGACGCCGGGAGCGACCTCGGCGACCTCGACGTCTACGACGATCCGCGCGAGGCGCGCGAACTGGCGACCGAGGACGAGGACGGCCGCTACCGGCCGTTGAAGACGGCGCCGACGCTGCGGTCGGGCTGGGCGTTCACGGAGCTCTCCGGCCGGGAGCTCGTCGATACGGTCGAGTTCCTCTACCCGGCGACGGTCGCCAACTGGCACCGCGAGCTGCGCGGCGAACTCGACGTCGATCACTGGCTCGAGACCGCAGAGCGCCAGACCGGCATCTACGACGTGATCGACGAACTGCCCCGCGAGGCCGTCGACTGGATGGCCGAGGCCTGCTGCGTCGACTCGCAGTGTCTCCGCCGGCGGGAGTGGCAGTACGAGGAGGGCGACGACCTCGACGTCGACGGCGGCGACGGCCCCTTCCCCTGTCGCGAGCCGTGTTCGGTCGTGATCGCCGCCGCCCGCAAGTGGACGATCCTCGAGTCCGAAGAAGAGCGGACGTACGAACTCGAGCTCACGACGAGCGAACTCAACCAGCTCGCGGAACTGATCGACGCGGCCGCGGAGGGGCGCACCGACGAGATCCGCGAGGCGGACGTCAACGACGGCGCGAATCGCTACCGAGCGCGGTACCTCCGGGCGAAACGCTTCGACGAAGAAGGAACCCTCGACGCGACCGAACGGGAACCCTGA
- a CDS encoding CbiX/SirB N-terminal domain-containing protein — protein MQALVIAAHGSHLNPDASDPTYAHADTVCETGAFDEVREAFWKEEPHFREVIRTLEADEVFVVPLFISEGYFTEQVIPRELRLEDWDPERWESDGTDASQATLEATDVGKTVHYCGPVGTHDAMTDVIVQRAESVTEDPDVGDGFGLAVVGHGTERNENSAKAIEYHTERIRERGRFDEVKALFMDEEPEVDDVTDFFETDDIVVVPLFIADGYHTQEDIPEDVGLTEDYRLGWDVPAEVDGHRIWYAGAVGTEGLMADVILERAADAGADLGDAVERVRAATAVGTDGETRSEPGPGAGAGD, from the coding sequence GCCCACGCGGACACCGTCTGCGAGACGGGCGCGTTCGACGAGGTCCGCGAGGCGTTCTGGAAGGAGGAGCCGCACTTCCGCGAGGTGATCCGCACCCTCGAGGCCGACGAGGTGTTCGTCGTCCCGCTCTTTATCAGCGAGGGCTACTTCACCGAGCAGGTGATCCCCCGGGAACTCCGACTCGAGGACTGGGATCCCGAAAGGTGGGAGTCGGACGGCACCGACGCCTCGCAGGCGACCCTCGAGGCGACGGACGTCGGCAAGACGGTCCACTACTGCGGACCGGTCGGAACGCACGACGCGATGACGGACGTCATCGTCCAGCGCGCCGAGAGCGTCACCGAGGATCCCGACGTCGGCGACGGATTCGGCCTCGCGGTCGTCGGTCACGGCACCGAGCGCAACGAGAACTCCGCGAAGGCGATCGAGTACCACACCGAGCGCATCCGCGAACGGGGTCGCTTCGACGAGGTGAAGGCACTGTTCATGGACGAGGAGCCCGAGGTCGACGACGTCACGGACTTTTTCGAGACGGACGATATCGTCGTCGTCCCGCTGTTCATCGCCGACGGCTACCACACGCAGGAGGACATCCCCGAGGACGTGGGCCTGACCGAGGACTACCGACTCGGGTGGGACGTTCCGGCCGAGGTCGACGGCCACCGAATCTGGTACGCCGGCGCCGTCGGCACCGAGGGCCTGATGGCGGACGTGATCTTAGAGCGGGCGGCCGACGCCGGCGCGGACCTCGGCGACGCGGTCGAACGGGTCAGGGCGGCGACGGCCGTCGGGACCGACGGCGAGACCCGGAGCGAGCCCGGACCGGGCGCGGGGGCGGGTGACTGA